The nucleotide window ACTTTGCAAGTTGTGAAGATTAGATGAAAGTGTGCACAATGCACACAGAAGAGGCTCAGCCCCCAGTGGCTACTCCAATATCAGCTGTTTTTAACGCttcttaacaggaaaaaaaagattaatcttCATAAAATTGTTTTGGTAATTTGACAGCAGCATGCAAGatgggaagaggaaagaggctaTAAAGATGGTGAggaaaccagttaggaagctACTGTACTAGACTAGCATGTGGTTTAAGGAGGAACTGAGAAGGATGAAAGCTCCCTACATAACTGGATCTGAAGGGCTTATGCTAGGTTAAGGATGTTTCAGCTGGTTACACACAAAAACCATTTTTCCTGGGCATTTCTTAAACAGCATCACGTTACTATAGGCAGAGGTACTGAAGGCAATGCGGCATTTGAAAGATACTGACACAGGAGATCTTTGTGACTCTGGGTTTGGTGACAAGTTTTTATATACAACAAGAAAAGCATGATCCCCAAAggaaaaaagtgataaaatggacttcctcaaaattaagaatttctcaaaaaaaaaatttctgttctttgaacaatgctgttaagagaatgaaaagacaagccacaggcaggtagaaaatatttgcaaatcacataatCTAGcaaaggacttgtattcagaacATATAAAACTCTGAAAccccaacaaaaagaaaataaccccgtaaaaagatgagcaaaagatttggacagttcaaagaaaatatatagacagtaaacaagcaaatgaaaagatgttcaacattatttgtcattagaaaaatgtaaattaaaaccaacacccactaaaatggctaaaattaaaacaaaagaacctGATACCAAGTTTTGCAGAGGATGCGGAGCAGCTGAAGCTCTggttcactgctggtgggaatgcaaaatagtacagacgCTTTAGAacacagtttggtggtttctggTCAAATGAAATATGCAATTCCACTCAAGTGAAATGAAGTCGTATGGTCACACAAAACCTGTACCAAAGGCTTATAGGGCTTTATCTGTAATCATCaaaacaggaaacaagaaaaatttctgagagttttaaaaggaaaaagaaaaaagagaaaaagaaagaaaaaacaggaaacaacccaaattgggaattatccattcacctgtggaatggataaacaaatggtatatccatacagagGAATGCTACtcggcaataaaaaagaacagactgCTGAtacctgcaacaacatggatgaatctcaaatgcactATGTGCTAAATGTAAAAGTCAGATTCAAAGGCTACTACTGtgtgagtccatttatatgacgCTTTGGAGAGACGGGTGGGCAAACCATGGTCTGTGGGTCAAATGTGGCCTGCTGTGTTTCTGTATGGCCTATAAGCTAATAATGGCTTTTACATTctgaaatggttgaaaaaaaggcaaaagatttcatgacacatgaaaattatataaaatttaaatttcagtgtccagaaataaagtttttttgaagtacagccacactcattcctgTATGTGTTGACTGTGGCTGCTTTTgaactacaacagcagagttgactAGTTGTGACAGAGATTATGTAGCCCAtaaaacttcaaatattttccacatggccctttccAGAAAAAGTCTGCTGACTCCTCCTCTGGGGGCAGAGAATAGCTAGATCAGTGGCTGCCAAGGTAAAGGGTAGGAAGGAGTTTGACCATGAGGGAATTTGGGGGAGGTGACAGAACTGTTGTATCttaattgtggtggtggttacatgacactgcatctgtcaaaactcagaactgtacaccaaaaagtagattttaaaatatttaaaaataaattttaaaaacaagagggACAGAAAACAGTGATTGATTGCCTGGGGATAAGGGAAGGAACTAACTCCAAGCGTATACAGAGGAATATTTggagtgatggaactgttctatatATTGATTGCTTACACAACCAACAGAATGGACATTAAAGGGTGATTTTACTGGATGAAAATTCGAActcaattggaaaaaaaaagaaaaggcaaaagccAAAATTTACCCTACGTGAAAAAAAATAGGGCTTATGGTTTTCTCTTGTGGACAGTAAAAACAATTACTATGGGTGTAAAGAAAGGAACAGTAAAATGAGAGAGATCTTCAATATACaaaatgctttataattttttaagaaaaacgtGCTTACGCAGAGGTAGTATTTCTTACTGTATCTGATCTAATAATTTGACTTGAAATTTTTCTCCAGGAATAAAAGTGTTAGAAAGTGCTCATTTTTGGACCTCCccggcggtccggtggttaagactctgtgcttccactgcagggagcacgggtttgatccctggttggggagctaagatcccacatgcctcacagcgccgccaataaaaaggaaaaataaaaagaagaaagtactcatttttaaatttcacaaatgTTTCCAGATAATAAGCAGGGCATTAGAATAACAGAGGGTTCTAAAACTAGTTCCATAAAACATTtcactataaaaatatatacagcttttaaaaaagaaaaatttatttctttacagttaaaaaaaaaaatgcagtatttggACATATACAAAGCCAGAAATTTTCTTCAAATACGAAAATTCAAATGTAACATACTACCCAGAGTCTACACATTTAGCTAAAACAGGATCTAGCTGTTCACAAGAACTAATTTCAAAACATACATATGTGAATTTACACAACTGATATCCAGACGTTCTTCAAAATCTATCTGTAAACTAGAAAGTTAAGCAAAGTTGTCTTTGCCTCTATAGCTTACACCTGCAGACTGGCCGTGTCTCACGGTACGCAGCCCTTTCGTGGTCCTCTCCCACTCCAGCTGCAGTGGGGGGCCTGGGGAAGAGAAGCTGCTGTCTGGGTTCCTTTCCTTTTGGCTATTTATGGCAGAGGTGCATTACGCTTGGTCTCAGCCAGGAAAGAACGTCATGTACGTGAAGTCTCTGAAGAGTGAACAGACTCACGCCTGCTCCAGAGCAAAGGTGCTGATCCGTGAGGGTcctctccaggctcatctctaAAGCGCTTCTTCTTGGTTTAGGATTCCGCTTCGTCGTCATCACTCTCATCGTCGTTgtcattctcctcctcctcctcctcttccctcttctccttaAGTGTTTTCAGATACTTACTAGCTAAAATCTTCTTTGGTAATATATCTTAAAAACATAAAGCTAACATCAGCGATGCAAATTTCAAACGTGCTAGTTCCTGCTCTGACCGCTAACACAGGTTCCAAGACAAGTCAAAGTTCAGACTACACTTCTGAGTAAAATAGCAGGAAACCAGCACTGCCTCTGGACGAAGGCTCAACACCCCTATCTACTCCAGTGGCTGCAAACCACACTCCGCTCTGTGCTGGTACCCACTAGGAGCAGCCCTGCCCGACCCACCTGACACAGCGGCTGGCCCCAAGGATCACCGGAAGCCCTTTTTTAGCGTTGGCGCACACAGCCTGTTCCACAGCAGCCACTATGGGTTTCTGCTTCCCCAGCCAAGTAAGGACGAGCCTGAGGGGGTGGGCTGCGCAGACAGCCCCGTGCAGGTGCCAACTTAACTCCTGCTCTAGGTGAACTGCATGACAAACATGCTCCAGtcaacaaaactaaaactctCGCCCCACGCCAGGTAAACTCTGACACCTGGAGAAAGCAGCCAAAATGTCATCTTCAGTGAAAGCAGAAAAAGAGCAGGGAAAAAGCTGTTTTTTAACCAGAATGTTTCAAAGGCTAAGTACCTGCAAGAAACTGAAACGTTTCCGATTCCTCTGCGGTATCTGATAAATCACTGTAAGTgagtgctttcttttcttttccactgccATGTCTGTAGGAATAGGTGGCGAGATATTGAACAAAGAGTtcctaaaacaaaatgaaaaagttaagaTGAAAGGTGTGCTTTGAAAATTTACCACAGACCTTACTTTTTAATTACATTAAGTTTAGATGATTTCCGATTATCTTGGTTCATCGAACTGCAGAAAATCACTGGAGAAAGGAGAAATACGAGGTCGGAAAGAAAGCAAGGCTGAATTAAAACTGGCAGGGCAGCAGGAATTTCCCGAAAGTTTATTTTAGATTTCTAACTTacgaaaaatatttaaaagccatACAACAAGGAATCGTGTTTGTTTAATGCCCAATCTCTACAGTTAGAAAGGGGGGCAAGAGACCATCCAAAAATTCTATGCCAGGAACAGACTTTTAGTACTGTATTTGACTACACTGTGTCTAAGGTGGTCCACCTACAACTGTAACAGTCACTAGCTTGAAGGTAAAAAATGGTCACTTTGCCATTCTGCCCGGACACCCTTCCAAGGGCAGCCCACCTGAGCTGAGCCCCTCTCTCAGTTTTACTTTAACTCCATCTAAGTTAGTCAAGAAGGGATTAAAAGAAGTGCCTGCAAAACTCTTAATTCCTTAAGACCTACAGAACGAAACTGTACAGCTATCCCAAGACCATGTGATTCCCCCCCCTCCCTTAGCTCTGACCAACGCACCGCACCGGACACCGTCTACCGAACTAGCCGGCCTGGGAAACAGACTCGAAGGGAAGTTAAAGCAAGTGAGACTCTGCAGCAGAAACCCGGCCCAGGGTAAGAACAGGAAGGTCTGGCCTACCTAGACCAAATTAAGAGACAAAATCATCTATCTGGACCTAGGAGGGGGCTAAAACTGAGGTCCCCGAAATTACTTCAATTCTGGCCCAGGAAACTGGGAGAGGGTGGGCGAGCGGCTGTGCCGGGCCGTACCTCCTGAGGGAGCCGCCGGCCCTCTCAATGAACCGTTTGAGGAGCTGGGGCCCAAAGCCGCGAAACAGGCCGGAAGCGACAAAAAGAGACGCTTTGGGGCCCGGAGTACGGTGactctggaggaggaggaagagacaccaaAGAAGGCCCGCGCGTCTCCTCGCCACCGCCCAGGCCAAACCCGCGCGAGGAAGGGCGGGAGCGGAGTGGGCGTGGCGACCAGCGCGCGAGGGAGGGCGGGAGCGGAGTGGGCGGGGAGACGGGCGCGCGAGGGAGGGCGGGAGCGGAGTGGGCGGGGAGACGGGCGCGCGAGGCGCCGGATGGGCGGGGCGAAGAGCGCGCGGGGGAGCTGGGGCGCGCGCGCGGCGTGGGAGGGGAGTGAGGCGGCTCTCAAAAGGACGCGCGCGCGCACGCGAAGGGGACCGGGCAGCTCGGCGGGGCCCGGCGGGGCGCGATGGTTCCGGGTGGTCCCCACCGCCGCCCCACGCTCCTCACTCCTCCCCGCGCTGCCCGCCTCACCGTGGCCTTGGCTGTGAGCACCAGCGCCTCCTGGTTGATGCTGGACACCTCGGGGGAGCTCTTCATGATGACCCGGATGCGGGACAGGGGCAGCGACACCAGCCGCTGCTCCCCGCACTTCTCCTTGCCCACGACCACGTCCGCCATCTCTGCGCCCCGCCCCCGCGGCGGCAGCCCCTACCCGCCGCGAGGTGGCCGGCCTACACGGTCGGTGCGGGAGCGGCGTCCCGCTGCCCCGTGGGAGTTGTAGTGCCGGGAGGCGCGGCCGCGGGACGGACTACAAGCCCCGTGATGCCGCGCGCCCCCGAGGCTGCGCAGACGGAGCAGAAGGGCGGCCAGCAGGTTCGGCGGGGCGGGAGTGGGGGGGACCGTGGGTGGGGGTTCTACCTGTGTGATGCTGAGAAGTACcatgaaggaaaacaaagcagTGTAAGAAGATAGAAACCGGGGCAGTAAAGGAGAAGGCTGGGCAGCGAAGAGAGAAAACAGCCCTGTTTATGAGAAAGCGCTTTGCCGGGGAAAGAAGCGATAGGCAAAGGCCTTTCAAGAAGCTCAAAATGACCGCTGTGTGGACCAGGTGTGCTAGGTGAAGTCTGAGAGGTAGCCAGGGGCTAGGTCctgttggattttattctaagaaaaatGGGAAGTATCAGAGGGATGATGggttgtgtctttaagttttcgaaagatccctctggctgctgagtgTGAATAGACCAGAGGGGAGTCGTGAGGATAAGGAGGTTGTAAGGGTGGAAGCAAAGAGATTGTAGAGTAGAAGGTGATTGCAGGTGATGAATTGGATGCCAGTGTGGCTAAGGCGAAATGAGCTAGGAGAAGAATGATGAGAAGTAGCCGTGGGCCAGACTAGATAGGGCCTTGTACGTCATGGAATTCTTTCCCAGAGAGTTGGGAGGCCTGGGGAAGAGTAAGGTGGTCCCACTTAAGTTTTACAAGGACTACTCAGGTTGCCGTGTGTGAATAGACTGGAGAGGGGCGAGAACGGAGGCGGGCAGAGAGTGCAGTTAGGAAACTGTAACGGGGATGGAGGGAGACGATGGGTTAGACTACAGTGGAGGTGGTAGAAGTAGGGTAGGATTGGAGATCTAATTTGTAGAGCCAACGGTTGTCGACGAAAATTCAATTAACTAtgaagttaagaagaaaaaaagggattttattcgagccaaactgaggattatcacctgggaagcagattctcagaaagctctgagagcTCTTCCTCCTGTTAGAAGTCGAAGGTATAGTCTgtacatttttgagacaaaggatcatacatcaaaatgacatactgatgttttacataaagttcaccgAGGATGCGTAGTCCAGGTAAGCACGTACAAAGCGGGCAGCAAGTCACCATGACCCCCTACAGAGCTGGGAAAGAACAATGttcttttaagaagttacattgctagcgtcagaagaaagaaaaacaaaaaaattgatcTTTACGGTTGAGCAGGCACTCCCATCTTTGAGGAGCTCTGACGTGTAGTGCAGGTGCATACTGCAcattagggagggagggaggaggcccaaacaaacagagaattttatgattaatttttttccttgtcctgCCCTAgaacagaaattttatttcatcagggTCTTGCTAATGTGATGTGGAGTATGAGTGAAAGGATGGTAGTGctgtttactgagatggggaaccCTGTGGGAGGAGCAAATTTAGCAGAGGCGTAGTTTGGAGCAAGTTAAGTCTTAATTGCCTGTGAACACTCGTGGCAACGTTGAGGAGCCAATTGGCTATTCCAGCCTGGAGTTCAGGCTGCAGCAGTGAATTACAAGCCACCCTTGTCTAGGTGGTAATTAAAACCAAGGACCTGAATGAAAGTATCTGGGAGGAGAGTGTGGATAAAGTAGAAAGATCTAAGGACCACGAACTGGGGTACTCCAGCGTTCtgagatggagagaaggaaaatcCAGCAAAAGAAACTGGGAAGAAGTGGCCACTGAGTAAGAGGAAAACCAAGAGATCGTGTGTCCATAAAGTCAATCGAAGACAGTTTTTCTGAAAGGAGAAACTGATCAACTGGATTGAATACTGCTGGGAGGTGGAATAAGATTGTCCCACCATTCACAACAGCATGACCCCGGGCAAAGCAAGTACTCTCTCTGAACcgctgtttcctcatttgcaaagatGAGACAGGAGAGTCGCACCTGTCTCGGGGTTGTTAAAAGGTGTGAACATGCCTGGCACATGAAGATTAAAGTCGTCCCCCCATCCATCCAGCactgcctccctcacaggtcagcAGGGAGCATCAAAGGAGCTGAGAACGAGAAAGCTCTTTGTCAACTGTACAGCACCCTGCAAAAGCCTAAACTACTATGTAAAGTCTCAGGGTTCCTGCTGCAAGGTCCTGTCACTCCAATCAACTTTGATTTCAAAGTTCATATGAAAGGAgtctggaaaattaaaaatagatcttgtTTAACCTTTCTGATTTCCATTCTGTCCATCACTTAGGTAATGAttgcaaaatataaaatgcatactTGCAGAGCGTGTTTCTGCAAGTTTAGTGGGTTCTGAAAATCACTGCTCTTCAGGCTTCCTGAGGAGAGGAGCGAAGGCCAGAGAGCCCAGATGACCCAGATTGCTGACGTTTGTGGTGCCAGAAAAGTTTTCCCATCTACCTTCAGCCGTGATGACCCAGTCATCttagcacctgctgtgtgctttGTCACTAGAAGGTGAAGGCCGAGAACGCAAGGACAGTGTCATCTTCACCATTGTGACCTCAGGTCTTGGTCCAGTAGCACCCAGTACATGTCAGGCACTTCTGGGCACAAAGGAAAGGTACAGGCAGCGAGCAAGACAGCTATGGTCCTTGCGCTCACGGAGCGGAGTTACAGGTAcaagcaagacaagaaaaataacacCTCCCGTGGTAAGTGCTATGAGGAAACAGACCAGTGTGAGAGTGATGAGACAGCCTCTCTGAGAACTGAGATTTAAGGTCGGATCTGGAGGACATGCAGAAGGGCTGGGACAAGATGTGCACTCTGAACAGAATAGCCTGTGGGAAAACACCTGAGAAGGAAGACGCCTTGGCAAATCTGAGGAATaaaaaggccagtgtggctggagcttaGTGAGTGAGGCAGAGAGCACCGGAGATGTGATGAACAAGGTAGGCGCCGCCCGCTCGGGCAGGCAGGTGAGAAGCTTGGCTTTCGTTCTGAGAGCGATGGAAAGCCATAAGAGTCTTGAAGCAAGGGAGTGGATCCAACTTAAAAGCTCATCCCGCTTGCCGAGGGATGACTGAATGGCACCATGCCCTGTGCAGAGCAGAGATAGAAGGTGCTGCTTCAGCCTCCAGGATTCAGCTCCAAAGCAAAGGAGTGCCTTTCCTCCATAAGCTAGCTGTGCAAGAGGGTCCTTGGGTCCACACGAGAAGCAAGCTGACATTTTTCAGTCTTCAGATGTTTTGCTTCTCTAGCAGGTTACTGCTTTTTGATCAGGTTTGTCATTCTCTTCTGGCATGTTTGAGAGCAGGATGGGTTAAGTTTAGGAAAGAGGACAGAAGAGGAAGGCTCAGAAAAGAGCCAGAAGAATTCAAGGAGACAAGGAGAGTGAGAAGCTCAGGTTGCGGAACTGCCAGGGCATCTTGTCCTTAATCATTTTGAGAAGTAAGGAATGCGGCAAAGACAAATCTGCAGAAAAGGGGGGAAATGCTCAGCGTTCAATAAAAAGAAGCTTCAAACCTAAGAcagtgggagaatgaaggaatCTATGATCGTCAGAGCTTCCCTGCACTAGAAAAAGCACAGTGAGTTAGCAGATCATCCTGTGGTTGGTGCTCTTATCCGTCAGCCCACTTATCCTCACAACGTCTCAGGTGTGCCCATTGCTTCTGCTGCCTTCCTTGTTCCCTGCTGTGTCTGTACCCGGGGTGCTGGGAGGTGGGTATCTACACTTCCCAGAATCTTCTGCCAGCTGGCTTCTGGTTAGATTCCGCCAGTGGGAGACCCAGGTGGAGAGTGCAGTTGCGGATGAAGGAGGAGACATCGTTTTACGGTTGTGTGAAGGCATTGGCAGCACGTGGGgactcggggtggggggaggtggggatgggggcggcTACAGTGAGTCATCCGCACTGGGTGGGGGGCGTCTGCTCCGCAGCGACACCTTGGGTGGTCTAGTGGGGAGTGTGGGCCCGGCCCCCAGCCGGGAATAGTACCAGCGTCCTGATCTCCAAGCAGCACCTCAGCACCGGCTCCCTCATGCTCCTGCAGCTTTTCCACACCCTTGAAGTCAGTTCTCGGCATTAAATCCCTCTTTGTTTGAACTATCTAAAGAAGTTTCTGCTTTCCTGGTTGAATGTTGAAACATATGTACTTTGTCCCAGGAAAAAGAACCCATGAAAATGGGAATCTGGGGCTGGTTATCTGATCTGATTGTGCTGGTGCAGGGATGACCTCCCTGGCAGCGTGCCCTGGCCAAACAGTCACTTAAGTTGTCACCTGCCATTGCCTGGATGGACGGCTCGCTGAAGACAAGGCTGCCCCAAGTCGGTGGAGCCTTGTGGGATGGGCTTCTCATGAGGCTGGGAgagatttcagaaagaaaattgaaagctCAGACTATAAATTCTCAGATCAAGCCCTAAGCCATTCCTTATCTTTTGTAGCCTCAGGGCTAATGGGGCTAAAGGTCACACCTGCCTTTAATCTTACCTGAGGCATAATTATGACAAGTTGAATTCACAGCTTCACTTGGGCTCTTCTGTGAAGTTAGGCTGTTTATTGGGAAGAGAGGGGTCCTGAGAATTAGAAAAGGGACGGTTGGGAGGATACAAGCAAACTTTTAACCCCCCATCCCTCTGAGCGTCTTTGTCAGTGGAAATAGCCCCCCCCCCCTGCCTGCCTGAGATCAGTCTTCTCCTGCTTGAAGTCCTATTAATGAGCTCATCTGTGCTTACCTGGCAACAGGGATGCTGAGTCTTCTCAAGACTCACCCCCTCATTAACTCCAATCCATAACCAGAGTCAGATCCCAGCATGCCCCAGGGAAGCAACAGCAAAGCTCGATTTAGGAGATATTCACACAGTGAAAGAATTGCAGCATATTCATGCATTTATCGTCAGACACTTGGGGAGTGTGAGGTGAATGGATTCTAACGGCACCAGTCCAGGTGGACAGAGCTTAATGTAGGTTTGGGCTGAATTTATCAATATAGCCGATTTACCAGAGATTCTGGATTCGGTGTGTGTTCGCTCCAACAGCTAGGAGGGGCTTGATCAGTTTGCTTAGCTAAGCCGGTGGAGTGAGGTTTGGAGTGACCTGCGCTGGTGGCTCTCTGACATTTAAAGACTACTTGAACATCATCTGAGTGTGCTGCTCTGACCCATTCACGAGATAACTGCAGATCTAGGCCAGGGTGTCTGTGGGAAGAAGTTCTGGCAGATCCCAATAACAGAGTCATAGCACAGACTCTCAGGGGCTTGGAGCAAAGAGATATCTTCTGCAAATAACTATTCTCCATTTGAACCACAGCTCCAGATTTTCTGCTGGACACTGGTAGAGACCAAATGCCAGACCCCACGTGAGTGTGTGAGCTGAGCTGGGTGTGACGTGCTCCGCTAAGCCACATGCCACACTCCACCATCGAGGGGAGGTCGATGTGGACAATGCTATCAGCCTTGAGCAGGTCCCAGAAGCACAAGTAAGTCACATGACCAGGTGGCTGAGACCCCCAGGGCACCTGCTccatccccccacaccccacaaCAGTGGCCTCAGTGGACTCTCTGTGGGCAGAAGAGTGAGGAAGGAAAACGCAGACCCAGTTAATAGATTGCTTTGTAAATATGCTGGCACCACGCAGACCTGGAATGCGGTGCAAAACAGCTTCCCCCAGTGTGCCCAAAAGGTAGAGGTGAAGGGGTTCCCCCAGAAGGCCACCTGCCTGGGTGGAGAGAAAGCCAGAGGTCCGGGATCTACAGCAATGCAGGGGCAGCAGCTAACAGATGGTCTGGGAACTTGGAAGGAACAAGGTTGGAGACTTAAAGACAAAAAGGTCTGGGGAAGGGGTTTGTGGATGAACTTCTCAGAATGAGGAGAGATGTGAGGGTAGGTGTAGCCCGTGTCCATACTCACCAAAGGGCTCCTACACGGGAGGCCTCTAATAAACAAGTGGCAGGATGCCTCACTTGTACACGTCgtttgttctctttctccagcCACCCTCTGGCACTACCCAGTGCTAGCTCTATTGAGCTTATGTATAGTGGCCATGGCCGCATCTGGCGCTGATGCAGCAAGGATGTCATCAAAGACCTTGggtctttccatctttctgctcTGTCATTCTTGGCATGTTGGTTTTAGGCCTCATGCTTATTGCCTCATGGTTCCAAAAAGGCCGCTGCTGTTCCAGACTTCATCATTGCATTAGACAGAAACAAGGGGAAAGGGCCATAGGCAAAAGGCTCTTTCATCATTAGGTCTCCAGCCTTTGTCTTTTTACTAAGGGAGGGGAGATCTCCTTAGCAGTGTTCCCCTTACATCTCATTTGTCAGAATTGGGACCTGAGACCAATTACTGGCCGAAGGGAATGAGACTGCTAGGATTGCTTTATACCAATTAAGATTTATCCCCTGGGGCTATCTTCCTGAGATCAAAGGGTATCTGATCCCTACTGACAAAAAAttgagggggtgggaggtgaggttTGAGGCAGGGAATGGTTGTAGGTTAGACAATGACCAGTACCTGCCaaagttgccaacatttaaaattctGGAGATTTCACTTATAAATCTAACTGGAAGAGTGGGAGGGGCAGGCAACATGACCCCACATTGCCTCATGGCAAAGCTGGCTGTCGTCGTTAGATGAGTCACATGCTCTTGGGTTGGCCACCGTCCCCACCACTCTCTATCACTCACCTGTCTGCTTCACCATTTCCACTGCCTGCTTGGCTCCTGTGAACATTTGAGTTTGTGACCCCCGACTTAGGACGTTGTTTTAGAAAGATCTGTTTACTTGTGTGTTTATCCCACTGGCCTGGCACAGTGTTTGGCGTGTAAGATGTAAataaggccaaaaaaaagaagcccttcctAATAAGCCAAGCTATCACATTACATGAGAGGAGTGGTAAAGGCTTTGCCATCACAAAGACCTAAATTACTAAATTACTAGGTCCCGCAGTCTGACTCTCTTGTTTCTCGTCTGTAAGAGGAGGCTAATCACATCTGCTCCCCAGCCTCACTGAGAAGCTTATATGGTGTAAAGTTTATATGCATATAAAGCCCCAGGCAAAAAGCATAGAAGTTCCCTGTTCCTTCTCCAAGAAGGACGAATAACCAAAGTTGAAATGAATTTGGGATGGAATTCGGAAGGGAGATTTCTAAGAGCTAAGGCTACCTCTTATTAGGTTTGCATGGCtagaagtgcttaataaatattttataatgataataatgatcatTTAACTCAATAGAATATAGttatataaattgtaaaaatataattatgcCAGGTTGTCATTATAGATAATGGCCTGAATACAGGGATAATGTGGGCAAACCAGAGCCCACCGTGGTGATGGCTGCCAGCAGGCAGGCAGCTTGCAGAGATTTTCATgtggggagtggagggggaggggctggcatcTGGTGGGGGGAGCAGTCTGGGCCAAGGGGGAAGGTTGCCGGGAGCCACACTGTACAGAGCCTCAGGGTCCTGGTCGGAGCAGTGGGAAGTCATTGGAGAGGAAAAGTGACAGATGAGAGCTGatatatgatttttttggataaattttttattatggcaaaatacaacaaaatttatcttttgaaccatttttaagtgtacagttcagtagcattaagtacattcacactgctgtgcggccatcaccaccatccacctccagaactttttcatcttcccgaAGTGAAACTCTGTCCCCGTGAAACACTAAGCCCCCAGCCCCGGGCCCCACCCTCCTACCTTCTGTCTCTGAACTTTACTCCAGGTcactcatgtaagtggaatcacatagcatttgtcctcttgtgactggcttagCTCACTGAGCATAATGACCTCAAGGTTCATCATGTTGTAGCACATGTcagaacttcctttttttttttagaaggatttctttttaatttatttaattaatttatttatttttggtcgccttgggtcttcattgctgtgcacgggctttctctagttgcggtgagcaggggctactctttgttgcagtgcagtggcttctcttgttgcggagcatgggctctaggtgtgtgggcttcaggagcTATGGCACGTGGCCTCAGCAGTCGTgccttatgggctctagagctgcactcagtagttgtggcgcacgggcttagttgctccgcggcatgtgggatcttcccggaccagggctcaaacccgtgt belongs to Balaenoptera ricei isolate mBalRic1 chromosome 17, mBalRic1.hap2, whole genome shotgun sequence and includes:
- the CHRAC1 gene encoding chromatin accessibility complex protein 1, which codes for MADVVVGKEKCGEQRLVSLPLSRIRVIMKSSPEVSSINQEALVLTAKATELFVQYLATYSYRHGSGKEKKALTYSDLSDTAEESETFQFLADILPKKILASKYLKTLKEKREEEEEEENDNDDESDDDEAES